A genomic stretch from Nilaparvata lugens isolate BPH chromosome 8, ASM1435652v1, whole genome shotgun sequence includes:
- the LOC111053294 gene encoding LOW QUALITY PROTEIN: uncharacterized protein LOC111053294 (The sequence of the model RefSeq protein was modified relative to this genomic sequence to represent the inferred CDS: substituted 1 base at 1 genomic stop codon), protein MFFCVILLLIKTLILKSXSENHHSYQMLNIGVEISCSYKTMALAPVYNSPCFRLAFNLKQFKTPEVLLFFCSSSTSRSSNNRGNGDKNGTSDIPDPPTNCCMSGCANCVYLEYAEQLTKIFKDSGEKSREMILSKISDPNMRAFLRTELSIKAKHKGKHDK, encoded by the exons atgtttttctgtgtaattttattattgataaaaaccttaatcctaaaatcctaaagt GAGAATCATCACTCTTATCAAATGCTCAATATAGGCGTtgaaatcagctgttcct ACAAAACTATGGCCCTTGCCCCTGTCTACAACTCACCATGTTTCCGGTTAGCATTCAACTtgaaacaattcaaaacaccGGAAGTGCTtctcttcttctgctcctcctccacATCAAGGTCATCTAACAATCGTGGAAATGGTGATAAAAATGGAACATCTGATATTCCTGATCCTCCCACCAACTGCTGTATGTCGGGCTGTGCCAATTGCGTCTATTTAGAGTATGCCGAGCAGTTGAcgaaaattttcaaagattcTGGCGAAAAATCCCGTGAAATGATATTGTCGAAAATCAGTGATCCGAATATGCGAGCTTTTTTGCGCACTGAGTTGTCCATTAAGGCTAAGCATAAAGGCAAGCATGATAAGTGA